The Euphorbia lathyris chromosome 2, ddEupLath1.1, whole genome shotgun sequence genome includes a window with the following:
- the LOC136220384 gene encoding pEARLI1-like lipid transfer protein 1, whose translation MASKSVASIALLLSINLVFFTLVSSTNHQTTPSPSPPPPPPPKAASPPAKETCPIDTLKLGVCANLLNDLLSLVIGTPSKTPCCPLLDGLVDLEAPICLCTALKANVLGLNLNVPISLSLLLNFCGKDVPAGFQCP comes from the coding sequence ATGGCTTCCAAGTCAGTAGCAAGCATTGCCCTTCTCCTTAGCATTAACCTTGTCTTCTTCACTTTGGTTAGCTCAACCAATCATCAGACTACCCCTTCCCcatcaccaccaccaccaccaccaccaaaaGCAGCGTCACCACCGGCAAAGGAAACATGCCCTATTGACACACTAAAGCTAGGTGTATGTGCTAATTTATTAAACGATTTACTTAGCCTTGTGATTGGTACACCATCAAAGACACCATGCTGCCCTCTTCTTGATGGTCTTGTTGATCTTGAAGCTCCCATTTGCCTTTGCACTGCTCTTAAGGCTAATGTCTTAGGTCTCAATCTAAATGTTCCTATCTCCTTGAGCTTGCTCTTGAATTTCTGTGGAAAGGATGTTCCTGCTGGATTTCAGTGTCCTTAA
- the LOC136220379 gene encoding pEARLI1-like lipid transfer protein 1 has product MASKSAASIALLLTINLLFFTLVSSSNHQTTPCPPPPPQKAPKAASPPPAKETCPIDTLKLGVCANLLNGLLGLVIGTPSKTQCCPLLDGLVDLEAPICLCTALKANVLGINLNVPISLSLLLNTCGKDVPAGFQCP; this is encoded by the coding sequence ATGGCTTCCAAGTCAGCAGCAAGCATTGCTCTTCTCCTTACCATTAACCTTCTCTTCTTCACTTTGGTTAGCTCAAGCAATCATCAGACTACTCCTTgcccaccaccaccaccacaaaAAGCACCAAAAGCAGCATCACCACCACCAGCAAAGGAAACATGCCCTATTGACACACTAAAGCTAGGTGTATGTGCTAACTTATTAAATGGTTTACTTGGCCTTGTGATTGGTACACCTTCAAAGACACAATGCTGCCCTCTTCTTGATGGTCTTGTTGATCTTGAAGCTCCCATTTGCCTTTGTACTGCCCTTAAGGCTAATGTTTTAGGTATCAATCTTAATGTTCCTATCTCCTTGAGCTTGCTCTTGAATACCTGTGGAAAGGACGTTCCTGCTGGATTTCAGTGTCCTTAA